A DNA window from Bradyrhizobium barranii subsp. barranii contains the following coding sequences:
- a CDS encoding efflux RND transporter periplasmic adaptor subunit has product MSGLRARSACVAIMLAALTPLLAGCDESVSAVSAAQPADPDVSIVIVKPQPRAVVRELPGRIAPTRVSDVRPRISGIVVERLFRQGSEVKAGDALYRIDPRPFEVEVMATEAAVAKAEAGLMQARQQAHRIATLTKDRAAPEAENEKAIAAERQAHAEVEGRKAELARAKLNLDYATVRAPIDGVVGAALVSEGALAVQNETNLASIQQLDPIYADFTQSVTELNQLRRAFESGDLERIAADAAKVRLVLDDNTLYSLDGKLLFSDAKVDAHTGQVTLRGEFRNPKRELLPGMYVRVRIDQGLDSDAIAVPQQAIQRNGGGGSEVFVVKDDNHIAVQPVRTGSVQDGLWFVTEGLKAGDKVVVEGFQKFAAGDKVKPQSWSEADATADNRHAQKLTR; this is encoded by the coding sequence ATGTCAGGACTTCGCGCGCGATCGGCATGCGTTGCAATCATGCTCGCGGCCCTTACGCCGCTGCTCGCGGGCTGCGACGAATCCGTCTCTGCGGTGTCCGCTGCCCAGCCCGCCGATCCTGACGTCAGCATCGTCATCGTCAAGCCGCAGCCGCGCGCCGTGGTGCGCGAGCTGCCGGGCCGCATCGCGCCGACGCGCGTCTCCGACGTGCGGCCGCGCATCTCCGGCATCGTGGTCGAGCGCCTGTTCCGGCAGGGCAGCGAGGTGAAGGCCGGCGATGCGCTCTATCGCATCGATCCGCGTCCGTTCGAGGTCGAGGTGATGGCCACCGAGGCCGCCGTCGCCAAGGCCGAGGCCGGGTTGATGCAGGCCAGGCAGCAGGCGCACCGCATCGCTACCCTCACCAAGGATCGCGCTGCCCCGGAAGCCGAGAACGAGAAGGCGATCGCGGCCGAGCGTCAGGCCCATGCCGAGGTCGAAGGCCGCAAGGCCGAACTCGCGCGCGCCAAACTTAATCTCGATTATGCCACCGTCCGCGCGCCGATCGACGGCGTCGTCGGTGCGGCGCTGGTCAGCGAGGGTGCGCTCGCGGTGCAGAACGAGACCAACCTCGCCAGCATCCAGCAGCTCGATCCGATCTATGCCGACTTCACCCAGTCGGTGACCGAGCTCAACCAGCTCCGCCGCGCCTTCGAGAGCGGCGACCTCGAGCGCATCGCCGCCGATGCCGCCAAGGTGCGCCTCGTGCTCGACGACAACACCCTTTATTCGCTCGACGGCAAGCTGTTGTTCTCGGACGCCAAGGTCGATGCCCATACCGGCCAGGTGACCCTGCGCGGCGAATTCCGCAATCCCAAGCGCGAGCTGCTGCCGGGCATGTATGTCCGCGTTCGCATCGACCAGGGACTCGACAGCGACGCGATCGCGGTGCCGCAGCAGGCGATCCAGCGCAATGGCGGCGGCGGCAGCGAGGTGTTCGTCGTCAAGGACGACAACCACATCGCCGTGCAGCCGGTGCGCACGGGGTCGGTGCAGGACGGACTCTGGTTCGTGACCGAGGGCCTGAAGGCCGGCGACAAGGTCGTGGTCGAAGGCTTCCAGAAGTTCGCCGCCGGCGACAAGGTGAAGCCGCAATCCTGGTCGGAAGCGGACGCCACCGCGGACAATCGGCACGCCCAGAAGCTGACGCGGTAA
- a CDS encoding peptidoglycan -binding protein gives MALARRRRSEAGFNYWPGFVDALSTLVLSIVFLLSVFLVVQFFLSQEVTGKDKALEQLNAKIAQLNELLSLEKLGKLSLDDQVSQLKAGLASAETERDRIKGLYDGLAAAGSDAQGKTTELGKALDSEKAVSARALAQIEVLNQQISALRRQLAALEEALDASEKRDKESQNRIADLGSRLNVALAQRVQELSRYRSEFFGRLRTILGNRPDIRIVGDRFVFQSEVFFDTGQATLLPEGRAELDTLATALIDLDKKIPNEIPWVLRVDGHTDVRPVSGANFKSNWDLSAARSISVVQYLISLGVPAQRLVAAGFGEFQPLDTANTEEAYKRNRRIELKLTER, from the coding sequence ATGGCTCTAGCGCGCCGCCGCCGCAGCGAAGCCGGCTTCAACTACTGGCCCGGATTCGTCGACGCGCTGTCGACGCTGGTGCTGTCGATCGTGTTCCTGCTGTCGGTGTTCCTGGTCGTGCAGTTCTTCCTGTCGCAGGAGGTCACCGGCAAGGACAAGGCACTGGAGCAGCTCAACGCCAAGATCGCCCAGCTCAACGAGCTCCTGTCGCTGGAGAAGCTCGGCAAGCTCTCGCTCGACGACCAGGTCTCACAACTGAAGGCCGGCCTTGCCTCGGCCGAGACCGAGCGCGATCGCATCAAGGGGCTCTATGACGGCCTCGCCGCCGCCGGCAGCGACGCCCAGGGCAAGACCACCGAGCTCGGCAAGGCACTGGACTCGGAGAAGGCGGTCTCGGCGCGGGCGCTGGCGCAGATCGAGGTGCTGAACCAGCAGATCAGCGCGCTGCGCCGGCAGCTGGCCGCGTTGGAGGAGGCGCTCGACGCCAGCGAGAAGCGCGACAAGGAATCGCAGAACCGCATCGCCGATCTCGGGTCTCGCCTGAATGTTGCCTTGGCGCAGCGCGTGCAGGAATTGTCGCGTTATCGCTCGGAGTTCTTCGGCCGCCTGCGCACCATTCTGGGCAATCGCCCTGACATCCGCATCGTCGGCGACCGCTTCGTGTTCCAGTCCGAAGTGTTCTTCGACACCGGCCAGGCGACCTTGCTGCCGGAGGGCCGCGCCGAGCTCGACACATTGGCGACCGCGCTGATTGATCTCGACAAGAAGATCCCGAACGAAATCCCCTGGGTGCTGCGCGTCGACGGCCACACCGACGTGCGCCCGGTCAGCGGCGCGAATTTCAAGTCGAACTGGGACCTGTCGGCCGCGCGCTCGATCTCGGTGGTGCAATATCTGATCTCGCTCGGCGTGCCCGCCCAGCGCCTGGTCGCCGCCGGCTTCGGCGAATTCCAGCCGCTCGACACCGCCAACACGGAAGAGGCCTACAAGCGCAACCGCCGCATCGAGCTGAAGCTGACGGAGCGGTAG
- a CDS encoding flagellar motor protein MotA produces the protein MPPGASPRSPIDIEYTKLSSPSVFLVRMLVFLVLCTLVGVVLYKQIILAFFANPGLNALIGGVLFIGIILAFRQVIRLYPEVSWVNNFRIADPGLAPSRHPKLLAPMAMILGGERTGRMTITQTTMRHLLDSIATRLDEARDISRYMTGLLVFLGLLGTFWGLIETVGSVGKVIDGLKVGGDAGALFDTLKEGLAAPLGGMGISFSSSLFGLAGSLILGFLDLQSSQAQNRFYTDLEDWLATTVREYGHGEVAVAAAGGGGGVASGELQAAVERLRSVLEEGSASRGTTAAMASLAEAIQALVSHMRTEQQMIREWADGQGEQNREIRRLLERIARQPEKG, from the coding sequence ATGCCGCCAGGCGCCTCGCCCCGCTCCCCCATCGATATCGAATATACCAAGCTATCCTCACCCAGCGTTTTCCTGGTGCGGATGCTGGTCTTTCTGGTGCTCTGCACCCTGGTCGGCGTGGTGCTCTACAAGCAGATCATCCTGGCCTTCTTCGCCAATCCCGGCCTCAATGCCCTGATCGGCGGCGTGCTGTTCATCGGCATCATCCTGGCCTTCCGCCAGGTGATCCGGCTCTACCCCGAAGTCTCCTGGGTCAACAATTTCCGCATCGCCGATCCCGGCCTGGCGCCGTCCCGGCACCCGAAACTGCTGGCGCCGATGGCCATGATCCTCGGCGGCGAGCGCACCGGGCGGATGACGATCACCCAGACCACCATGCGGCACCTGCTCGATTCGATCGCGACCCGCCTGGACGAGGCCCGGGACATCTCCCGCTACATGACCGGCTTGCTGGTCTTCCTCGGCCTGCTCGGCACCTTCTGGGGCCTGATCGAGACGGTCGGCTCGGTCGGCAAGGTGATCGACGGGCTCAAGGTCGGGGGCGATGCCGGCGCCCTGTTCGACACGCTGAAGGAGGGCCTCGCCGCCCCGCTCGGCGGCATGGGCATCTCGTTCTCGAGCTCGCTGTTCGGCCTCGCCGGCTCGCTGATCCTCGGCTTCCTCGATCTGCAATCGAGCCAGGCCCAGAACCGCTTCTACACCGACCTCGAAGACTGGCTCGCCACCACCGTGCGCGAATATGGCCACGGCGAGGTTGCGGTCGCAGCCGCCGGTGGCGGCGGCGGCGTTGCCAGCGGCGAGCTCCAGGCCGCCGTCGAGCGCTTACGCTCCGTGCTCGAGGAAGGCAGCGCCAGCCGCGGCACCACGGCGGCAATGGCGAGCCTTGCCGAAGCCATCCAGGCGCTGGTCTCGCACATGCGGACCGAGCAGCAGATGATCCGCGAATGGGCCGACGGCCAGGGCGAGCAGAACCGCGAGATCCGCCGCCTGCTGGAGCGCATTGCGCGCCAGCCGGAGAAGGGCTGA
- a CDS encoding autotransporter family protein encodes MLRWLLASLLVVALSALFTRSASAQANWTGLTSNDWMTGSNWTTAAPPVPGQTVNIGILGAPPQRETILGVGGPFSVSVGTISIGNSGAPVGNLTIQNGSTLTSTGSSRLGGAAGSTGVVTVTGTGSQWSIPGGNFFVGFLGAGTLNIQNGGRVVTGAGTVLANGASSSGTLNISGGGILETQSLRGVAGASQANFDNGILRATASNATFINGFSGTKLNILAGGLTIDTGAFTVGTDATSAFTGVGGLTKIGSGTLNLAASSLYAGQTVIQAGILALTGAGAISNSSRVVTNGTFDISGITAGGTSIQSLAGSGGVSLGAKNLTITNANDTFAGVIGGTGGLTVSGGAQTLTGANSYNGATNVSGGTLRAGAANTFSAASAVNVAAGGTLDLAGFNQTLTSLGNAGTVTLGGAPGTTLTVVGNYVGNGGTVQLNTRLGGDGSPTDLLRVQGSTSGSSSLRITNVGGAGAQTTEGIKVIDVAGASNGSFSLLGSYVLHGEQAVVGGAYAYTLQKNGIATPSDGDWYLRSSLINPPVSVPPGPLYQPGVPLYENYAQVLLGMNDLPTLQQRVGNRYWGGSDAMARAGAAPATAAASPAPTAFWGRIEGGHSDLQPSNTTGSTYKADHLKVQTGLDGLVLENERGRLIVGLTAQYGLTTANVASFFGNGRIRVEGTGVGSTLTWYGDNGFYVDGQAQSMFYRSDLSSVLADTLTHGNEGFGYAFSAETGKRIGIGNGWSLTPQAQLSYSKAAFDSFADRFGAQVALRDGDSLLGRAGLALNHQRTWNDATGIVRSDVYGIANLRYEFLNGTNVDVAGIGFASAQDRLWGSIGGGGTYSWANGRYALFGEVSYNASLDNSSDNRNYKGTGGFRLMR; translated from the coding sequence ATGCTTCGCTGGCTGCTGGCGAGCCTGTTGGTCGTGGCGCTGTCGGCGCTGTTCACACGATCAGCCTCGGCCCAGGCCAATTGGACCGGCTTGACCAGCAACGATTGGATGACCGGGAGCAACTGGACGACCGCAGCCCCTCCCGTCCCAGGTCAAACCGTCAACATCGGGATCCTGGGTGCGCCGCCGCAACGGGAGACGATCCTCGGCGTCGGCGGTCCGTTCAGCGTTTCGGTGGGGACCATCAGCATTGGCAACAGCGGTGCACCGGTCGGCAATCTGACGATCCAGAACGGCAGCACGCTGACGAGTACCGGCTCATCGCGGCTCGGAGGCGCGGCCGGAAGCACCGGAGTGGTGACCGTCACCGGAACAGGCTCGCAATGGAGCATTCCAGGTGGAAATTTCTTTGTCGGTTTTCTAGGCGCGGGCACGCTCAACATCCAAAACGGCGGGCGCGTCGTTACAGGAGCCGGCACGGTGCTGGCCAACGGCGCCTCATCTTCCGGCACGCTCAACATCAGTGGCGGCGGCATATTGGAAACTCAATCCCTGCGGGGCGTGGCCGGGGCGAGCCAGGCCAATTTCGACAATGGTATCCTGCGGGCGACGGCCAGCAACGCGACCTTCATCAACGGATTTTCAGGCACCAAGCTCAACATCCTCGCGGGCGGGCTGACGATCGACACCGGCGCGTTCACGGTCGGCACCGATGCCACCTCCGCCTTCACGGGCGTCGGCGGACTGACCAAGATCGGCAGCGGCACTCTGAACCTCGCCGCCAGCAGCCTCTATGCCGGCCAGACCGTGATCCAGGCCGGTATCCTTGCGCTCACCGGTGCGGGCGCCATCAGCAATTCGAGCCGCGTCGTCACCAACGGGACGTTCGATATTTCTGGCATCACCGCCGGCGGCACCAGCATTCAGAGCCTCGCCGGCAGCGGCGGCGTCAGCCTCGGCGCGAAGAACCTGACGATCACCAACGCGAACGACACGTTCGCCGGCGTGATCGGTGGCACGGGCGGCCTGACAGTGAGCGGCGGCGCGCAGACACTGACCGGCGCCAATAGCTACAACGGGGCGACAAACGTGAGCGGCGGTACGTTGCGCGCGGGAGCGGCGAACACGTTCAGCGCAGCGTCGGCCGTCAACGTGGCCGCCGGCGGCACACTCGACCTCGCCGGCTTCAATCAAACGCTCACCTCGCTCGGCAATGCCGGAACGGTCACCCTTGGCGGTGCGCCGGGAACCACGCTGACCGTGGTCGGCAATTACGTGGGCAATGGCGGCACCGTGCAACTCAACACCCGGCTCGGCGGCGACGGCTCGCCGACGGATCTGTTGCGGGTGCAGGGCAGCACGTCGGGCTCGTCGTCGCTGCGCATCACCAATGTCGGCGGCGCCGGCGCGCAGACCACCGAAGGCATCAAGGTGATCGACGTGGCCGGTGCGTCCAACGGCAGTTTTTCGCTTCTGGGCAGCTATGTCCTTCACGGCGAGCAGGCGGTGGTCGGCGGCGCCTATGCCTATACGTTGCAGAAGAACGGCATCGCCACTCCCAGCGACGGCGATTGGTATCTGCGCTCGAGCCTGATCAATCCGCCGGTCTCGGTACCTCCCGGTCCGCTCTATCAGCCGGGCGTTCCGCTGTACGAGAACTATGCGCAGGTGCTGCTCGGCATGAACGATCTGCCGACGCTGCAGCAGCGCGTCGGCAACCGCTATTGGGGCGGCAGCGACGCCATGGCCCGCGCCGGTGCCGCGCCGGCGACAGCCGCGGCTTCGCCGGCGCCCACGGCGTTCTGGGGCCGCATCGAAGGTGGCCATTCCGACTTGCAGCCCTCCAACACCACCGGCTCGACCTACAAGGCCGATCATTTGAAAGTGCAGACGGGGCTCGATGGTCTCGTGCTGGAGAACGAGCGGGGCCGGCTGATCGTCGGCCTCACCGCGCAATATGGCCTGACGACCGCCAATGTCGCGTCGTTCTTCGGCAATGGCCGTATCCGTGTTGAGGGGACGGGCGTCGGCAGCACGCTGACCTGGTATGGCGACAACGGCTTCTATGTCGACGGTCAGGCGCAGTCGATGTTCTACCGCAGCGATCTGTCGTCCGTGCTGGCTGATACCCTGACCCACGGCAATGAAGGGTTCGGCTATGCCTTCAGCGCCGAAACCGGCAAGCGGATCGGCATCGGCAACGGCTGGTCGCTGACGCCGCAGGCGCAGCTCTCCTATTCGAAGGCCGCCTTCGACAGCTTTGCCGATCGGTTCGGCGCGCAGGTAGCGTTGCGCGATGGTGACAGCCTGCTCGGCCGCGCCGGCCTTGCCCTCAACCATCAGAGGACCTGGAACGATGCCACGGGCATCGTGCGATCCGATGTCTACGGCATTGCCAATCTGCGTTACGAGTTCCTCAACGGCACCAATGTCGATGTCGCAGGCATCGGTTTTGCCAGTGCGCAGGATCGGCTGTGGGGCAGCATCGGCGGCGGCGGCACCTACAGCTGGGCCAATGGCCGCTACGCCCTCTTCGGCGAGGTCTCCTACAATGCGAGCCTCGACAACAGCTCGGACAACCGCAACTACAAGGGCACCGGCGGCTTCCGCCTCATGCGGTGA
- a CDS encoding GNAT family N-acetyltransferase translates to MSALHLRPYRTEDEAAAIDLWHRTWQQAYPQIDFAARLEWWRERWRNDLVPKASIVVSEADGVLTGFVTIDGEGYLDQLVVDPAHWGSDAARLLVDEAKRLSPSRVTLLVNKDNARAIRFYERNGFAHAGDDLNPTSGRPVLKMTWRA, encoded by the coding sequence GTGAGCGCCCTCCACCTCCGCCCCTACCGCACTGAGGACGAAGCCGCCGCGATCGACCTCTGGCATCGCACCTGGCAGCAGGCCTATCCGCAGATCGATTTCGCCGCGCGGCTGGAGTGGTGGCGCGAGCGCTGGCGCAACGATCTGGTGCCGAAAGCCTCGATCGTGGTCTCGGAAGCGGACGGCGTGCTGACCGGCTTCGTCACCATCGACGGCGAAGGCTATCTCGACCAGCTCGTGGTCGATCCCGCGCACTGGGGCTCAGATGCGGCGCGGCTGCTGGTGGACGAAGCCAAGCGCCTGTCACCGTCGCGCGTCACGCTGCTCGTCAACAAGGACAATGCCCGCGCCATCCGCTTCTACGAGCGCAACGGCTTTGCCCATGCCGGCGACGATTTGAACCCGACCTCGGGACGGCCGGTGCTGAAGATGACATGGCGGGCGTGA